In a single window of the Renibacterium salmoninarum ATCC 33209 genome:
- a CDS encoding YegP family protein, which produces MADKFELYEDKSGGFRFRLKAGNGEVIATSQGYKTKIKAR; this is translated from the coding sequence ATGGCAGACAAGTTTGAGCTCTATGAAGATAAGTCCGGCGGTTTCCGTTTCCGATTGAAGGCTGGCAATGGCGAGGTCATTGCAACTTCACAGGGATATAAAACAAAGATTAAAGCGCGTTGA
- the pdxT gene encoding pyridoxal 5'-phosphate synthase glutaminase subunit PdxT has translation MTIGRTLRAGVLALQGDVREHLAALEACGAEAVPIRRASELADLDGLVLPGGESTAIDRLIRAFELSEPLKAFIASGKPVYGSCSGMILLADRIADPALDRDGAPQRTLGGLDVTVRRNAFGRQRDSFETELKFDSLSDSERPVHAVFIRAPWIEQAGSEVEVLAVVRIEGIDRAVAVRSGNLLATSFHPEVLVQESETSELRVHELLVSMMASRLSQDANQAESRK, from the coding sequence ATGACAATCGGCCGTACGCTGCGTGCAGGAGTGCTTGCGTTACAAGGTGATGTCCGCGAGCACCTAGCGGCCTTAGAAGCTTGCGGGGCTGAGGCTGTGCCTATTCGGCGCGCAAGCGAACTAGCCGATCTAGATGGCTTAGTGCTGCCTGGCGGCGAGTCAACGGCGATTGATCGGTTGATTCGCGCTTTTGAGCTTTCAGAGCCGTTAAAAGCGTTCATTGCCTCTGGCAAACCGGTTTACGGCTCGTGTTCAGGCATGATTTTGTTGGCCGACCGAATCGCGGATCCAGCACTTGACCGGGACGGGGCGCCACAACGCACGCTGGGCGGCCTAGACGTCACGGTGCGCCGAAATGCTTTTGGTCGGCAACGCGACTCGTTTGAAACTGAGTTGAAGTTCGACTCGTTATCGGATTCTGAACGACCGGTACACGCGGTTTTCATCCGCGCGCCATGGATCGAACAGGCCGGTTCCGAGGTGGAAGTGCTCGCCGTGGTTAGAATCGAAGGAATCGACCGTGCGGTCGCAGTCCGCTCTGGGAATTTGCTTGCTACTTCGTTTCATCCGGAAGTGTTAGTTCAAGAAAGCGAAACCTCGGAGCTTCGAGTGCACGAATTGTTAGTCAGCATGATGGCGTCGCGACTTAGTCAAGACGCTAACCAAGCTGAATCACGGAAATAG
- the ruvC gene encoding crossover junction endodeoxyribonuclease RuvC: MRVFGVDPGLTRCGFGVVDVAANRSASLVAVGVIGSSSELPLSQRLLVISESIDQWLDTHSPDVLAVERVFSQTNLSTVMGVAQASGIVIAAAAKRGIAVALHTPSEVKAAVTGNGRADKIAVTAMVTRILKLKVAPTPADAADALALAITHAWRSGPGSTAAAGELTPARKLWLEAEAKARKNVEKSSKQRR, encoded by the coding sequence GTGCGTGTCTTTGGAGTTGACCCAGGCCTGACCCGATGCGGCTTCGGCGTCGTCGATGTCGCGGCGAATCGCAGCGCTAGCCTGGTCGCCGTCGGCGTGATCGGTAGCAGTTCTGAACTGCCGCTTTCCCAAAGACTATTGGTGATCTCGGAGTCGATCGATCAATGGCTTGATACGCATTCACCCGATGTACTGGCTGTGGAACGCGTCTTCTCGCAGACCAACCTGTCCACCGTGATGGGCGTTGCCCAAGCCTCGGGGATTGTGATTGCCGCCGCGGCTAAGCGGGGGATTGCCGTGGCATTACACACGCCCAGCGAGGTGAAGGCTGCGGTCACGGGAAATGGCCGGGCGGACAAGATTGCCGTTACTGCCATGGTGACGAGGATCCTCAAACTCAAGGTTGCGCCGACGCCCGCTGATGCCGCTGATGCGTTGGCGCTGGCAATCACACATGCTTGGCGCAGTGGTCCAGGTTCAACGGCCGCGGCGGGCGAGCTGACGCCGGCCCGAAAGCTTTGGTTAGAAGCCGAGGCTAAAGCACGCAAAAACGTGGAGAAATCGTCCAAGCAGCGGCGCTAG
- the pgsA gene encoding phosphatidylinositol phosphate synthase gives MLNKYARGLFAAIFMPIARLLVRWGVSPDAVTVVGTLGVMAGALIFYPMGQLFWGTVVITVFVFSDIIDGLMARQLDRPGPWGAFLDSYLDRVGDSSVFTGIVIWFFLGGANPTIAILALICLVLSSLVSYSKARAEGLGLTANVGIAERSERLVVVLVATGLVGLGIPSWVLLVVLIVLAIASVVTIFQRVLTVREQAKAWTAS, from the coding sequence ATGCTAAATAAATACGCGCGAGGTCTGTTTGCCGCAATCTTCATGCCGATTGCCCGGCTGTTGGTTAGGTGGGGAGTTTCTCCTGACGCCGTCACCGTTGTGGGCACGCTTGGTGTGATGGCTGGTGCCTTGATCTTCTATCCGATGGGCCAGTTGTTCTGGGGCACCGTGGTCATCACCGTGTTCGTTTTTTCAGACATTATTGACGGGCTGATGGCTCGCCAACTGGATAGACCCGGTCCTTGGGGCGCCTTTCTCGATTCGTATCTGGACCGGGTGGGGGATAGCAGCGTCTTTACCGGCATCGTAATCTGGTTTTTTCTCGGCGGCGCCAATCCAACGATCGCGATTCTGGCCCTGATCTGCTTGGTGCTAAGTTCATTAGTCTCCTACAGCAAGGCGCGAGCTGAGGGCCTAGGGCTGACGGCCAATGTCGGGATTGCTGAGCGCTCAGAGCGGCTTGTGGTTGTGCTGGTAGCGACCGGACTGGTTGGCCTTGGCATACCGTCCTGGGTGCTGCTGGTGGTGCTCATTGTGCTCGCAATTGCCAGCGTGGTGACCATTTTCCAACGTGTATTGACGGTCCGTGAGCAAGCAAAAGCTTGGACAGCGAGCTAA
- a CDS encoding GNAT family N-acetyltransferase has translation MRVRIRDCELVQAEWLRQSAVAAGGKIFSTHNINWAWNPNEQSLYGLFPASAEGSGLRPALTEAVRLGVKTVGIWANAAVRLPQALQLGFEAGWQPWWMAASVAEIPLDESPLTTHHGLDLAKGAWQAQIDFDGEWAASGTLFAPQLGFSSDVVRTGLGGIFDMYVAQEHQRQGLGTRVLRALAARAKQEGLDALVLNSTPAGERLYRSNGFELIGRGQTYWLHLG, from the coding sequence GTGCGAGTCCGCATCCGCGACTGCGAGCTGGTGCAAGCCGAATGGCTGCGTCAGTCCGCAGTCGCGGCGGGTGGAAAAATCTTTAGTACCCACAACATCAATTGGGCTTGGAACCCCAATGAACAAAGTCTCTACGGCTTGTTCCCGGCATCGGCTGAGGGCAGCGGACTGCGGCCAGCGCTTACCGAAGCCGTCCGTTTAGGCGTAAAAACGGTCGGTATCTGGGCGAATGCTGCAGTGCGCCTACCGCAAGCTTTGCAGCTTGGTTTTGAGGCCGGTTGGCAACCTTGGTGGATGGCGGCCTCAGTAGCCGAGATCCCGCTGGACGAAAGTCCCCTGACGACCCATCATGGTCTAGACCTTGCAAAGGGAGCGTGGCAAGCCCAAATAGATTTCGACGGCGAGTGGGCTGCCAGCGGGACACTGTTTGCTCCCCAGCTCGGTTTTAGCTCAGACGTGGTTCGCACCGGGCTTGGTGGCATCTTCGACATGTACGTCGCCCAGGAACACCAACGGCAAGGTCTTGGAACGCGAGTTTTGCGGGCATTGGCTGCCCGGGCAAAGCAGGAGGGCTTGGATGCCTTGGTCTTAAACTCAACGCCAGCTGGCGAGCGGTTATATCGATCAAACGGCTTCGAGCTAATTGGTCGCGGCCAGACGTACTGGCTACATTTGGGTTAA
- a CDS encoding dihydrofolate reductase family protein, translating to MGVLTFGINVTLDGCVDHQEGIADDETHAHFTLLMDESGAMLWGRITYELMESYWPAVACGDVDAPAAMRELALKLEAKPKYVVSSTRNDFRWTNSRHIAGDLRTSVQELKDQIPHGILVGSGKLATELDRLGLIDEYKLLLQPMIAGHGPTFYQSGLPSTRRLKLISAIPLSNGAVALHYRRAD from the coding sequence ATGGGAGTTTTAACCTTTGGCATCAACGTCACCCTAGATGGCTGCGTTGACCACCAGGAAGGCATCGCCGATGATGAGACGCACGCTCACTTCACTCTTCTGATGGACGAGAGCGGCGCAATGCTCTGGGGGCGCATCACCTATGAGCTGATGGAGAGCTACTGGCCGGCGGTAGCCTGCGGCGACGTCGATGCGCCGGCAGCGATGCGTGAGTTGGCCCTCAAACTGGAAGCTAAGCCGAAGTACGTTGTATCGTCGACGCGCAACGACTTTCGATGGACCAACAGCCGCCATATCGCCGGAGATCTGCGCACGTCTGTGCAGGAACTCAAGGATCAGATTCCCCATGGAATCCTCGTCGGCAGCGGCAAACTTGCGACCGAGCTGGACCGACTGGGTCTGATCGACGAGTATAAGTTGCTCCTCCAACCTATGATTGCTGGCCACGGCCCCACCTTTTACCAGAGTGGCCTGCCCAGTACCCGACGCCTCAAGCTGATCTCGGCAATACCTCTCAGCAACGGCGCGGTCGCGCTGCATTATCGACGGGCTGATTGA
- a CDS encoding YebC/PmpR family DNA-binding transcriptional regulator — translation MSGHSKWATTKHKKAVIDGRRAKSFAKLIKNIEVAARVGGPDMAGNPALELAVTKAKKTSVPNDNIDRAIKRGSGQLGEAIDYQTIMYEGYGPQGTAILIECLTDNKNRAASEVRLAVSRNGGNMADPGSVSYLFARKGIVSLPQNELSEDDLLMAVLDAGAEEVKSEGENFEVISEPQDLPAIRSALTEAGIEYDTDDAGFVPSMQVELDVENAKKFMRLYDALEDLDDVQNVYSNADVSAEVMAQLDED, via the coding sequence ATGTCCGGTCACTCCAAATGGGCAACGACAAAGCATAAAAAGGCCGTCATCGACGGTCGACGAGCAAAATCGTTTGCCAAGCTGATCAAAAACATCGAAGTTGCCGCTCGGGTGGGCGGACCGGATATGGCCGGTAACCCGGCGCTTGAACTCGCGGTGACCAAGGCTAAAAAGACCTCGGTGCCCAATGACAATATCGATCGCGCTATTAAGCGTGGCTCCGGTCAGCTCGGCGAAGCCATCGATTATCAAACGATCATGTACGAAGGCTATGGCCCGCAAGGTACTGCAATCTTGATCGAGTGTTTGACCGATAACAAAAATCGCGCAGCTTCAGAAGTTCGTTTGGCAGTTAGCCGTAACGGCGGGAATATGGCAGACCCTGGTTCGGTCTCCTACCTCTTTGCCCGGAAAGGCATTGTCTCGCTACCGCAAAACGAGCTCAGCGAAGACGACCTTTTGATGGCCGTGCTGGATGCCGGCGCCGAAGAGGTCAAGTCCGAAGGTGAAAACTTCGAAGTAATTTCCGAGCCGCAAGATTTGCCTGCTATTCGGTCTGCGTTGACGGAAGCCGGCATCGAATACGATACGGACGACGCGGGGTTTGTTCCGTCGATGCAGGTGGAACTAGACGTCGAGAACGCGAAGAAATTCATGCGGCTTTACGATGCGTTGGAAGATCTTGACGATGTGCAGAACGTCTACTCGAATGCCGACGTGAGCGCCGAAGTTATGGCGCAGCTCGACGAAGACTGA
- a CDS encoding HIT family protein: MVERTDDFELAGVPDAFQRLWTPHRLAYIKGGQDQFSKDEHDCPFCLAPTRSDEDSLIVHRGESCFVVLNLFPYNPGHLLVCPYKHVPDYTDLSVPETAEFADLSQTAMRVLREVAKPSGFNLGMNQGVTGGAGVAAHLHQHVVPRWDGDGNFLPIIAQTKAITQTLSEVRE; this comes from the coding sequence ATGGTTGAGCGGACAGATGATTTCGAGCTGGCCGGAGTTCCGGATGCCTTCCAAAGGTTATGGACTCCGCACCGGTTGGCGTACATCAAAGGGGGTCAAGATCAGTTCAGCAAAGATGAGCATGATTGTCCTTTTTGCCTTGCGCCCACTCGGTCGGACGAAGACTCACTGATTGTGCACCGCGGCGAATCCTGCTTTGTCGTGCTGAACCTTTTTCCGTATAACCCTGGTCATTTACTGGTTTGTCCCTATAAGCATGTTCCCGATTACACGGACCTCTCTGTCCCGGAAACGGCCGAGTTCGCGGACTTGTCGCAGACCGCCATGCGCGTACTTCGTGAGGTTGCAAAACCGTCTGGGTTCAATCTGGGCATGAACCAAGGTGTCACCGGTGGAGCTGGTGTGGCCGCACACCTGCACCAACATGTGGTGCCGCGTTGGGACGGGGATGGGAATTTTCTTCCGATCATCGCGCAGACTAAGGCGATCACCCAAACACTCAGCGAAGTCCGTGAGTAA
- a CDS encoding M3 family metallopeptidase, with protein sequence MPISSADSLTNPLLQSSTLAYGLPDFGVIAPEHFLPAFTAGFEEHLLEVAAIRDNPEPADFQNTAVAMERSGTLLGRVARVFFNLSSAEANDQIKNIEKTIAPKLSEHSDAIQLDSALYQRFAAIDVSALSGEDLRLVQDYLDDFRRRGAALAESAKTRLRELNTELAKLSTQFGQDSVANLNSAAVLVSERAALDGLSDVEIAAAAEAAEQAGHPGEFLLTLILPSGQPALASLNNRQLRQKLHTASVGRGSDSKGIDTLQTAKKMAMLRAERAKVVGFANHAEYETSNQTAPTLAAIAEMLAKLAPAAVRNAETEATALAEQAGHAIEAWDWTYYSEKVRTARYDIDMSGLKPYFELDRVLHDGVFFAANRLYGLAFELREDLKGYHPDVRVWEVKNRDGSGLGLFLGDYFTRDTKNGGAWMNPLVEQSELFNEQSVVVNNLNISKPPAGEPVLLSFDEVVTCFHEFGHALHGLFSQVKYPRFSGTSVPRDFVEYPSQVNEMWILWPEVVANYARHHVSNEALPTEVIDKLRAASLWGEGFATTEYLGSALLDQAWHNIAEGTDPGDPLEFERAALQAAGVNLPQLPPRYRTGYFSHIFAGGYSAGYYAYIWSEVLDADTVEWFKENGGLTAENGDHFRRELLSSGNKIDPLQAFRNFRGQDANIQPLLTRRGLN encoded by the coding sequence ATGCCTATTTCTTCTGCGGATTCGCTGACGAATCCCCTGCTCCAATCCAGCACGTTGGCTTACGGCCTGCCCGATTTTGGCGTAATAGCGCCGGAGCACTTTTTGCCGGCGTTTACTGCTGGCTTTGAAGAACACCTTCTTGAGGTTGCCGCAATTCGAGACAATCCAGAACCAGCAGATTTTCAAAACACTGCCGTAGCAATGGAACGCTCGGGTACCTTACTGGGCCGCGTTGCGCGAGTCTTCTTTAATTTATCCTCCGCTGAAGCGAACGATCAGATCAAAAATATTGAAAAGACGATTGCACCGAAACTCAGCGAACACTCGGATGCAATCCAATTGGATTCAGCGCTTTATCAACGATTTGCCGCGATTGACGTTAGTGCGCTTTCGGGCGAAGATCTCCGGCTGGTCCAGGACTATCTCGACGACTTTCGACGGCGCGGCGCAGCACTAGCGGAATCGGCCAAAACCCGACTCCGCGAGCTGAATACCGAGCTTGCTAAGTTGAGCACGCAGTTTGGCCAGGACAGTGTGGCCAACCTGAACAGCGCAGCGGTTCTGGTTTCAGAACGAGCAGCACTTGATGGTTTGTCCGACGTCGAAATTGCAGCTGCTGCCGAAGCCGCCGAACAGGCCGGGCACCCGGGCGAGTTTCTTTTGACTTTGATCCTGCCAAGTGGCCAACCAGCTTTGGCTTCGCTGAACAATCGACAGCTTCGACAGAAGCTGCACACGGCTTCGGTTGGCCGCGGCTCGGATAGCAAGGGAATTGATACCCTTCAGACTGCGAAAAAGATGGCTATGTTACGCGCGGAGCGAGCCAAGGTAGTTGGCTTTGCCAACCACGCCGAGTACGAGACGTCTAATCAAACCGCGCCAACGCTTGCCGCTATTGCGGAAATGCTCGCAAAACTGGCGCCAGCTGCGGTCCGCAATGCTGAAACCGAGGCGACGGCTCTCGCAGAACAAGCTGGCCACGCGATCGAGGCCTGGGACTGGACGTATTACTCGGAAAAGGTTCGCACCGCCCGCTACGACATTGATATGTCTGGCCTCAAGCCGTATTTCGAACTTGATCGGGTGCTCCATGACGGCGTATTTTTCGCCGCGAACCGCTTGTACGGACTAGCCTTTGAGCTCCGCGAGGATCTCAAAGGCTACCACCCCGATGTTCGAGTCTGGGAAGTAAAAAATCGAGATGGCAGCGGCCTTGGCCTGTTCCTTGGTGACTATTTCACCAGAGACACCAAGAACGGTGGTGCCTGGATGAATCCGCTCGTCGAACAGTCTGAACTCTTCAACGAGCAGTCAGTGGTGGTAAACAATCTCAACATCTCCAAGCCGCCTGCGGGCGAACCCGTACTACTTAGCTTTGATGAAGTGGTTACCTGCTTCCACGAATTCGGTCACGCGCTACACGGGTTGTTTTCTCAGGTGAAGTACCCGCGATTCTCCGGCACAAGCGTGCCACGGGATTTCGTTGAATATCCCTCCCAAGTCAATGAGATGTGGATCCTCTGGCCCGAGGTCGTGGCCAATTACGCCCGGCATCATGTCAGCAATGAGGCACTACCCACCGAGGTTATCGACAAACTGCGTGCAGCCAGTCTGTGGGGCGAAGGTTTCGCGACTACTGAGTACTTAGGCTCCGCGCTTCTTGATCAAGCTTGGCATAATATTGCCGAGGGTACCGATCCCGGCGATCCGTTGGAATTTGAGCGCGCGGCCTTGCAGGCAGCTGGCGTCAACTTGCCTCAGCTGCCGCCAAGATACCGAACAGGCTATTTCAGCCACATCTTCGCCGGCGGCTATTCCGCTGGGTACTACGCCTACATTTGGTCCGAAGTTTTGGATGCTGACACGGTCGAGTGGTTCAAGGAAAATGGTGGTTTGACGGCGGAAAATGGCGATCATTTCCGGCGCGAGCTGCTTTCAAGTGGCAACAAAATCGACCCGCTACAAGCCTTCCGGAACTTCCGAGGCCAGGATGCAAACATTCAGCCGCTACTCACTCGGCGTGGGCTGAACTAA
- the asnB gene encoding asparagine synthase (glutamine-hydrolyzing) — protein sequence MCGIAGYYGYGEDEAMLKAMSATIAHRGPDGEGFYTQDSVGFAHRRLAIIDVAHGQEPMISQDGKTVLVYNGAVYNYLDLRAELEALGRTFVTNSDTEVILQAYEEWGEESFDRFNGMFGFAIHDQAKQKLILARDHFGIKPLYFANTGTPDAPALVFGSEIKPLLATGKVAKKVDERILYRYLQFRIHDEEPATFFDGILKLMPGEKLVLDTSTGEHAISMFTRLPEELKELAKIDTPYSKAVIDEYRERFTESVRLRLRSEVPVGTALSGGLDSSAVVVTINKLMQEKAAATDSLGSTQQTFSAVFPNSINDEEKYADAVIARCEGNVTSHKIKPKSAEFAEDLEDFVRTQEEPIISSGPYAQYQVMRKASQHVTVLLDGQGADEMMAGYIPYYFAYLRQLKKKGQYAKLAKEMLSSSDILFRLGRFRLQDAVTVRKQITIGPLLAKSFTAQHKSERFSNIPDNMKLRLIDDLFHKSLPSVLRYEDKNTMRFSIEGRVPFLDKEVVKFLFSLSDESIIKGGWNKRILRDATRGLLPEMISNRRNKIGFTTPEAEWFVNMKEKLYEIFLSSSFEARPYWNSDAVLYAFEEYLSGKSSGSTMVFWRLLNTELWLREFFDEPEVKVGIEGKSDYIPNADKQLEITVPADGKTYRRYPLRTEIFYKETDLDPATLSYVQRFVDGLPAAGAEHNAATADAPWYLFVSEKIVAMTQGRSIPVWDIKVSAAARTLSKFVVRNPGGIGLASPWSMQLAIEEVGLPRILWASFRSVIGKFQGKKGVFYDVVGHNINAIDGAAGYQVGTSTHSVKYAPIDPDGVARRLSGKIRDLLPAEFAKNFAGTAIMDANDLGVVALGHDTALSKDVLEGIFKDNPQGQSTETTPMSIVFLQK from the coding sequence ATGTGCGGTATTGCCGGGTATTACGGCTATGGCGAAGACGAGGCGATGCTCAAAGCGATGAGCGCGACTATTGCTCATCGCGGGCCTGATGGTGAGGGTTTTTACACCCAGGATTCGGTGGGCTTTGCGCACCGCCGACTCGCGATCATCGATGTAGCCCACGGCCAAGAGCCGATGATCAGCCAGGACGGCAAAACGGTGCTGGTCTACAACGGCGCGGTCTATAACTACCTAGATCTGCGTGCCGAGCTAGAAGCACTGGGTCGCACTTTTGTGACTAATTCAGATACTGAAGTTATCTTGCAGGCTTACGAAGAGTGGGGCGAAGAGTCTTTCGACCGGTTCAATGGCATGTTCGGCTTTGCCATCCATGATCAGGCGAAGCAGAAACTCATCTTGGCTCGCGATCACTTCGGTATCAAGCCGCTTTATTTTGCTAATACTGGCACTCCAGATGCCCCCGCACTGGTCTTTGGATCAGAAATCAAACCGCTGCTCGCTACCGGCAAGGTCGCCAAAAAGGTCGACGAGCGAATTCTTTACCGGTACTTGCAATTCCGAATTCACGATGAAGAACCAGCTACCTTCTTCGATGGCATTCTGAAACTGATGCCTGGCGAAAAGCTGGTTCTGGATACCAGCACCGGCGAGCACGCCATCAGCATGTTTACGCGGCTGCCTGAAGAGCTCAAAGAGCTCGCCAAAATCGACACTCCTTACTCGAAAGCCGTCATCGATGAGTACCGTGAGCGGTTCACCGAAAGCGTGCGACTGCGTTTGCGGTCTGAAGTCCCGGTGGGCACAGCACTATCCGGCGGACTGGACTCTTCCGCCGTCGTCGTGACGATCAATAAACTCATGCAGGAAAAAGCTGCCGCTACGGATTCGCTCGGCAGCACCCAGCAGACTTTCTCGGCGGTTTTCCCCAACTCGATCAACGACGAAGAAAAATATGCTGATGCGGTAATTGCGCGTTGCGAGGGAAACGTCACTAGTCACAAGATCAAGCCGAAATCTGCCGAGTTCGCTGAGGATCTAGAAGACTTCGTGCGGACGCAGGAAGAGCCGATCATTTCCTCTGGCCCTTATGCGCAGTACCAGGTGATGCGCAAGGCATCCCAACACGTTACGGTGCTTCTGGACGGCCAGGGTGCTGATGAAATGATGGCCGGTTACATTCCTTACTACTTTGCTTACCTTCGTCAGCTGAAGAAAAAGGGCCAGTACGCCAAACTAGCTAAAGAAATGCTCTCCAGCTCAGACATTTTGTTCCGGCTGGGTCGTTTCCGCCTGCAAGACGCAGTTACTGTGCGGAAACAGATCACTATTGGTCCGTTGCTGGCTAAATCCTTCACGGCGCAACATAAGAGTGAGCGTTTTAGCAATATTCCAGACAATATGAAGCTGCGTCTGATCGACGATCTTTTCCACAAATCGCTGCCCTCGGTGCTGCGCTATGAGGATAAGAACACGATGCGCTTCTCGATCGAGGGTCGCGTGCCGTTCCTGGACAAGGAAGTCGTCAAATTTCTCTTCAGCTTGAGTGATGAATCGATCATCAAGGGCGGCTGGAACAAACGGATTTTGCGCGATGCGACCCGTGGCTTGCTGCCGGAAATGATTAGCAACCGCCGGAACAAGATTGGCTTCACCACCCCTGAAGCCGAGTGGTTTGTGAACATGAAGGAAAAGCTCTACGAGATTTTCCTCTCTTCCTCCTTCGAGGCCCGTCCTTATTGGAATAGCGATGCCGTGCTCTATGCCTTTGAGGAATACCTCAGCGGCAAGTCCTCCGGCTCAACCATGGTGTTCTGGCGCCTACTCAACACCGAGCTCTGGTTGCGCGAATTCTTTGATGAGCCTGAGGTCAAAGTCGGCATCGAGGGCAAGAGCGACTACATTCCTAATGCGGATAAGCAGCTCGAGATCACGGTGCCAGCCGACGGTAAGACGTATCGTCGGTACCCCTTGCGGACCGAAATTTTCTACAAGGAGACCGACCTGGACCCGGCGACTCTGAGCTACGTGCAACGCTTTGTTGATGGCTTGCCAGCGGCCGGTGCCGAGCATAACGCAGCCACTGCTGATGCGCCGTGGTACCTCTTTGTCAGTGAAAAAATCGTCGCGATGACGCAAGGCCGATCAATTCCGGTCTGGGACATCAAAGTCAGCGCCGCAGCGCGGACCTTGAGCAAGTTTGTGGTGCGCAACCCCGGTGGTATTGGGTTAGCTAGCCCGTGGTCAATGCAATTGGCCATCGAAGAGGTTGGGCTCCCCCGAATTCTTTGGGCATCTTTCCGATCGGTGATCGGTAAGTTCCAGGGCAAGAAGGGCGTCTTTTACGACGTCGTCGGGCACAATATTAACGCCATTGATGGGGCCGCTGGTTACCAGGTGGGCACCTCGACGCACTCCGTAAAGTACGCTCCGATCGATCCCGACGGCGTGGCACGCAGGTTGAGCGGCAAAATCCGAGATCTGCTGCCTGCCGAGTTCGCGAAGAACTTTGCCGGAACCGCAATCATGGACGCAAACGATCTGGGTGTGGTGGCCTTGGGCCACGACACAGCGTTGTCGAAGGATGTTTTGGAAGGAATCTTCAAAGATAATCCGCAAGGTCAAAGCACCGAAACGACGCCCATGTCGATAGTTTTTCTGCAGAAGTAA
- the pdxS gene encoding pyridoxal 5'-phosphate synthase lyase subunit PdxS has protein sequence MSELTTSVTGSNRVKRGMAEMLKGGVIMDVVTAEQARIAEDAGAVAVMALERVPADIRAQGGVSRMSDPDMIDSIIASVSIPVMAKARIGHFVEARVLQSLGVDYIDESEVLTPADYTNHIDKWQFTVPFVCGATNLGEALRRINEGAAMIRSKGEAGTGDVSNATTHMRQIRAQISRLSSMAEDELYVAAKELQAPYDLVKEVAERGSLPVVLFTAGGIATPSDAAMMMQLGADGVFVGSGIFKSGNPAQRAAAIVKATTFHDDPDVIAQVSRGLGEAMVGINVEEIPEPHRLAERGW, from the coding sequence GTGAGCGAGTTGACGACGTCGGTTACCGGCAGCAATCGGGTCAAGCGCGGTATGGCGGAAATGCTCAAGGGCGGTGTGATCATGGATGTGGTCACCGCTGAGCAGGCGAGAATCGCCGAAGACGCCGGTGCAGTTGCGGTAATGGCTTTGGAACGAGTCCCTGCGGATATTCGCGCCCAAGGTGGCGTGTCGCGAATGAGCGATCCGGACATGATCGATTCGATCATCGCCTCGGTGTCAATCCCGGTCATGGCAAAGGCTCGAATTGGCCATTTTGTTGAGGCTCGGGTGCTGCAGTCGCTTGGCGTTGACTACATTGACGAGTCAGAGGTTTTGACCCCCGCGGATTACACCAACCACATTGATAAGTGGCAGTTCACGGTGCCGTTCGTCTGTGGTGCGACCAATCTTGGTGAGGCTTTGCGCCGGATCAATGAAGGCGCGGCGATGATCCGCTCCAAGGGTGAAGCTGGTACTGGCGACGTCTCCAATGCGACAACGCACATGCGACAGATTCGTGCTCAGATCAGCCGCCTAAGCTCGATGGCTGAAGACGAGCTTTATGTTGCCGCCAAAGAACTGCAAGCGCCTTATGACTTGGTGAAAGAAGTAGCTGAGCGCGGCTCGCTACCGGTTGTGCTTTTCACCGCGGGCGGAATCGCTACGCCGTCTGACGCTGCGATGATGATGCAGCTTGGCGCCGACGGCGTATTTGTTGGCTCGGGCATCTTCAAGTCCGGAAACCCGGCCCAGCGGGCTGCTGCGATCGTCAAAGCGACGACCTTCCACGATGACCCTGACGTGATTGCTCAGGTTTCGCGTGGCTTGGGTGAAGCCATGGTCGGCATCAATGTCGAAGAAATTCCAGAACCACACCGTTTGGCCGAGCGCGGCTGGTAA